One stretch of Alcaligenes faecalis DNA includes these proteins:
- a CDS encoding MFS transporter — translation MQRESTVAESEHTDTGHIKKVMMGSAAGTIVEWFDFALFGYMAVYIAQNFFPTEDKMAGLLATFAVFLVSFIVRPLGGIYFGRLGDRIGRKKILALTVLLMSGSTAAIGLIPTYDSIGIWAPVLLIIIRCIQGLSAGGEYTGATIYTVEHSPMNKRNSYAWAMSGATYFAFALAAGISAGLAAIVGTEAMGDWGWRTIFLLAVPMGIVAFFIRDHLAESPEFQQMRAEKKGQLSYSASQVFKAEGSNIVKLGGFIVLYALSFYIFSTYMNTFLRTVIGLSSVQSLTANMVALLFVTALTPLAGVISDRVGRRRMMQFAAVWHALFTIPAYMIVSKGASLEAAIFGMLIIGIGQVAASVVAVTLLSEMFPTDMRYTASSMCYNITFAIFGGTAPYLAIWLTAQTGSYLAPAFYVTVVAVLCFFWVTVLMPETANKPLRRYHTEPTHDAKPAVSMGKARAS, via the coding sequence ATGCAAAGGGAAAGCACCGTGGCCGAATCGGAACATACCGATACGGGTCACATCAAGAAAGTAATGATGGGTTCAGCGGCCGGTACGATCGTTGAATGGTTCGACTTTGCCTTGTTCGGCTATATGGCCGTGTACATCGCACAAAACTTCTTCCCTACGGAAGACAAGATGGCGGGCTTGCTGGCCACCTTTGCAGTATTTCTGGTGTCCTTTATTGTTCGCCCCCTGGGCGGGATCTACTTTGGCCGACTGGGCGACCGCATTGGCCGCAAAAAGATTCTGGCCCTGACCGTCCTGCTGATGTCCGGCTCGACCGCGGCCATTGGTCTGATTCCAACCTATGACAGCATTGGCATCTGGGCTCCGGTTCTGCTGATCATCATCCGCTGTATTCAGGGGCTGTCGGCCGGTGGCGAATATACAGGCGCCACCATCTACACCGTTGAACACAGCCCCATGAACAAGCGCAACTCCTACGCCTGGGCCATGTCCGGTGCCACCTACTTTGCGTTTGCACTGGCAGCAGGAATCAGCGCCGGTCTGGCCGCGATTGTCGGTACCGAGGCCATGGGCGATTGGGGCTGGCGCACCATCTTCCTGCTGGCCGTTCCCATGGGCATCGTGGCCTTCTTCATTCGGGATCATCTGGCCGAATCGCCCGAGTTCCAGCAGATGCGGGCAGAGAAAAAAGGGCAGCTCAGCTACAGCGCTTCCCAAGTGTTCAAGGCAGAGGGTTCCAATATTGTGAAGCTGGGCGGCTTTATCGTGCTGTACGCCCTGTCCTTCTACATTTTCTCCACCTACATGAACACTTTCCTGCGCACGGTCATTGGCTTGTCCTCCGTCCAGTCCCTGACCGCGAACATGGTTGCCCTGCTGTTCGTCACTGCCCTGACCCCGCTTGCCGGTGTGATCTCGGACCGGGTGGGCCGCCGTCGCATGATGCAATTTGCCGCTGTCTGGCATGCGCTGTTCACCATTCCGGCCTACATGATCGTCAGCAAGGGAGCTTCTTTGGAGGCCGCCATTTTCGGCATGCTGATTATCGGTATTGGTCAGGTGGCAGCCAGTGTGGTGGCCGTCACTCTGCTCTCGGAGATGTTCCCTACCGACATGCGCTATACCGCTTCCAGCATGTGCTACAACATCACCTTCGCGATTTTTGGTGGTACTGCACCGTACCTGGCCATCTGGCTGACGGCGCAGACAGGCAGCTATCTGGCCCCGGCGTTTTATGTCACGGTGGTCGCGGTTCTGTGCTTTTTCTGGGTGACAGTGCTGATGCCCGAAACCGCCAACAAGCCTTTACGCCGCTATCACACCGAACCGACTCACGATGCCAAACCGGCAGTCAGCATGGGCAAGGCACGCGCCAGTTAA
- a CDS encoding amidase, translating to MKRQWFKLPLHQLLHALHTGEASLPEIVASFYERIAIRDDKIGAWQYLIDQDDYLAEYESRSDFYKASPLMGLPFAVKDVIDTAGIPTTMGSAIHQDRIPDMDASCVTAMKAAGGILMGKTVTTEFAYFQAGKTNNPHDAERTPGGSSSGSAAAVADFMVPVAFGTQTAASVIRPASYCGCIGYVGSKNEFSLRNIQPLAQSLDSLGILSNDVLDTLLLRNILLHKPLSLSTPGAQAACVFGVFSGQALGEVQDKMLETLQACQQDLSEQGHTLVDFPLQDAVVELTALHAQIMAYEVARNLVYEQQQHDTLSAHMQSLMSTGLAFPYKEYIAALQRADTLKQMLLQWFEDSGADFILAPAAAGVAPYKTEGTGAPFMSRAWQLLGLPVVSLPLGYFQKLPMGLQLIGKPHQDDVLLLQARQLQQRFLNSSSVLAV from the coding sequence ATGAAACGACAGTGGTTTAAGCTGCCTTTGCATCAATTGCTGCACGCTCTGCATACGGGCGAAGCCAGTCTGCCGGAGATCGTGGCTTCCTTCTACGAGCGCATTGCCATACGCGATGACAAGATTGGTGCCTGGCAGTATCTGATTGATCAGGATGACTATCTGGCCGAGTACGAAAGCCGCAGCGATTTTTACAAGGCCTCGCCCTTGATGGGCCTGCCCTTTGCGGTCAAGGACGTGATTGATACGGCCGGTATTCCCACCACAATGGGTTCGGCCATTCACCAGGATCGGATCCCGGATATGGATGCTTCCTGCGTTACCGCGATGAAAGCGGCAGGCGGCATTTTGATGGGCAAGACGGTTACGACCGAGTTTGCTTACTTTCAGGCAGGCAAGACGAACAACCCGCATGATGCCGAGCGCACACCCGGTGGCTCGTCCAGCGGCTCTGCCGCTGCCGTGGCTGATTTCATGGTGCCGGTAGCCTTCGGCACACAGACGGCGGCATCGGTCATACGGCCCGCATCCTACTGCGGCTGCATTGGCTATGTAGGCAGCAAGAACGAGTTCTCCTTGCGCAATATTCAGCCGCTGGCCCAGTCGCTGGATTCTCTGGGCATACTCAGCAACGATGTGCTCGACACGCTCTTGCTGCGCAATATCCTGCTGCACAAACCCTTGAGTCTGAGCACGCCAGGGGCACAGGCGGCTTGTGTGTTCGGTGTTTTCTCCGGGCAGGCACTGGGTGAAGTTCAGGACAAGATGCTGGAGACCTTGCAGGCCTGCCAGCAGGACTTGTCGGAGCAAGGGCATACGCTGGTGGATTTTCCCTTGCAGGACGCCGTTGTTGAGTTGACGGCTTTGCATGCCCAGATCATGGCTTATGAAGTGGCCCGGAATCTGGTGTACGAGCAACAGCAGCATGACACCTTGAGCGCTCATATGCAGTCTTTGATGAGCACGGGGCTGGCTTTCCCCTACAAGGAGTACATCGCTGCCTTGCAAAGAGCAGACACGCTCAAACAGATGCTGCTGCAATGGTTTGAGGATAGCGGGGCGGATTTCATTCTGGCACCTGCGGCTGCCGGTGTTGCGCCTTATAAAACCGAAGGAACGGGGGCGCCATTCATGAGTCGTGCCTGGCAGTTACTGGGCTTGCCCGTGGTGTCCTTGCCGTTGGGTTATTTCCAGAAACTGCCCATGGGTTTGCAGTTGATAGGCAAGCCGCATCAGGATGATGTTTTGCTTCTGCAAGCGCGTCAGTTGCAGCAGCGCTTTTTAAACAGCAGCTCAGTGTTAGCCGTGTAG
- the gloA gene encoding lactoylglutathione lyase encodes MSTSEIQFGLDHVMLRVLDLERSLAFYRDILGMHVVRHTDYESGRFTNVFLSFDQGTQSSLELTWNWDQKEPYEKGGAFGHLALMVQDVHQAVRYLEEQGVRIKTPPKQMNHGKRTIAFVFDPDEYLIELVEPLALPS; translated from the coding sequence ATGAGCACTTCCGAAATACAGTTTGGCCTTGATCATGTCATGTTGCGCGTCCTGGATCTGGAGCGATCCCTGGCGTTTTACCGCGATATTCTGGGCATGCATGTTGTGCGTCACACGGACTATGAGTCCGGCCGCTTCACCAATGTGTTTCTCAGTTTTGATCAGGGCACGCAGTCCAGTCTGGAGCTGACCTGGAACTGGGATCAAAAAGAGCCGTATGAGAAGGGCGGGGCTTTTGGTCATCTGGCCTTGATGGTCCAGGACGTGCATCAGGCAGTGCGTTATCTGGAAGAGCAGGGCGTCAGGATCAAGACGCCTCCCAAGCAGATGAATCACGGCAAACGCACGATTGCCTTTGTGTTTGACCCGGATGAGTACCTGATTGAACTGGTGGAGCCGCTGGCCTTGCCGTCCTGA
- a CDS encoding LysR family transcriptional regulator, whose product MIPARLDLHHLRAFKTVAEQLHFKKAAELLHITQPGLTRIIKKLEEDLQVDLFERSTRQVRLTAAGFLLLQEIEQVFVHLERGIELAQKAKFGDIGHLIIAYNDYAVQDVLPRTLEHFKQQYSNITTDLLYMPTQQQIQGLQQGSLDLGFGFAFSDDPEELGVQWKPVCHDDPIVLLQSDHPLAKEKSIPLVELANERFVVGSKTHWQVWRRYFYSLCRHAGFHPNSVQEASTITGIMSMVAANIGIAVLSQSLRKYVHRDLVAIDLDLSGQHPQSFINIMWQESNANPCVPLFIQTISSELMAASV is encoded by the coding sequence ATGATTCCCGCACGCCTGGATTTGCATCACCTGCGCGCCTTTAAAACGGTGGCCGAACAGTTGCATTTCAAGAAGGCGGCGGAGCTGCTGCACATCACGCAACCGGGGCTGACGCGCATCATCAAAAAGCTGGAAGAGGACTTGCAGGTGGATCTGTTTGAACGCAGCACCCGCCAGGTCAGGCTGACAGCGGCAGGCTTTTTGCTGCTGCAGGAAATCGAGCAGGTTTTTGTGCATCTGGAGCGCGGTATCGAACTGGCCCAGAAAGCCAAGTTTGGCGATATCGGACACCTGATCATTGCCTATAACGACTACGCGGTGCAGGACGTGTTGCCCAGAACGTTGGAGCACTTCAAGCAGCAGTATTCGAACATCACAACCGATTTGTTATATATGCCCACGCAGCAGCAAATTCAGGGCTTGCAGCAGGGCAGCCTGGACCTGGGCTTTGGCTTTGCTTTCTCTGATGATCCCGAAGAGCTGGGCGTGCAGTGGAAGCCGGTCTGTCATGATGACCCTATCGTTCTTTTGCAGAGTGATCACCCTTTGGCAAAGGAAAAATCCATCCCCTTGGTGGAGCTGGCCAATGAGCGTTTTGTGGTGGGCAGCAAGACGCATTGGCAGGTCTGGCGGCGCTATTTTTATTCACTGTGCCGACATGCCGGGTTTCATCCCAATTCCGTGCAGGAAGCCAGCACCATTACCGGCATCATGAGCATGGTGGCGGCCAATATCGGCATTGCCGTCTTGTCGCAGTCCTTGCGCAAGTATGTGCACCGTGATCTGGTGGCCATTGATCTGGACTTGTCGGGTCAGCATCCGCAGTCCTTCATCAACATCATGTGGCAGGAAAGCAATGCCAATCCCTGTGTGCCTTTATTCATCCAGACCATCTCGTCGGAGCTGATGGCGGCCAGTGTGTAA
- a CDS encoding lytic transglycosylase domain-containing protein, translating into MGFQDMDYVLSRSARTLTYRIGEFVHVCAMYLGIAVLVTIAACVVVPSMRAQFNQLYTGLVQTLRPEAVKYDAYSQAVWPADKTQPNLSEEGEDLSQTEQQQAVSTYQGFMKNLRASVTGQPIAGVTAAQQQALRSYLARKYKIAYSVAGALIHTAFIVGREKNLDPQLILAVIAIESRYNPYAESHVGAQGLMQVMTKVHKEKFDIYMEGTLAVLSPEANIRVGGQILSDCIRRRGSIEGGLACYVGATGPSDGGYGAKVLAERRRIALASGIPVQSR; encoded by the coding sequence ATGGGCTTCCAAGATATGGACTATGTACTTAGTCGCTCGGCCCGCACCCTGACGTATCGCATCGGCGAGTTTGTGCACGTGTGTGCCATGTACCTGGGCATTGCCGTACTGGTGACGATCGCAGCCTGTGTGGTTGTGCCATCGATGCGCGCTCAGTTTAACCAGCTTTATACCGGTCTCGTGCAAACCCTGCGCCCCGAGGCGGTGAAATACGATGCGTACAGCCAGGCGGTCTGGCCTGCGGATAAAACCCAGCCCAACCTGTCGGAAGAAGGCGAGGACTTGAGTCAGACGGAACAGCAGCAAGCGGTTTCCACGTATCAAGGCTTTATGAAGAACCTGCGTGCGTCGGTCACCGGGCAGCCCATCGCGGGCGTCACGGCGGCCCAGCAGCAGGCTTTGCGCAGCTATCTGGCGCGCAAGTACAAGATTGCCTATTCGGTGGCAGGTGCCTTGATTCACACCGCTTTTATTGTGGGCAGGGAAAAGAACCTGGACCCGCAACTGATTCTGGCGGTGATCGCCATTGAGTCACGTTACAACCCCTATGCGGAAAGTCATGTGGGTGCGCAGGGCCTGATGCAGGTGATGACCAAAGTCCATAAAGAGAAGTTCGATATCTATATGGAAGGCACGCTGGCGGTGCTGAGTCCGGAGGCGAATATTCGCGTGGGCGGGCAGATTCTGTCGGACTGTATCCGTCGCCGTGGCTCGATTGAAGGCGGCTTGGCCTGTTATGTGGGCGCAACCGGGCCTAGCGATGGAGGCTACGGTGCAAAGGTGCTGGCGGAACGTCGCCGTATCGCGCTGGCATCAGGCATTCCTGTCCAGTCGCGTTAA
- a CDS encoding UbiD family decarboxylase, whose protein sequence is MKYRDLRDFIAQLEAKGDLKRITQPVSTSLEMTEISDRVLRAGGPALLFENAQHQGSKAAMPVLANLFGTPQRVAWGMGAQDVSALRDTGELLANLKEPQAPTGMRDALSKVSMLKSALWDMSPKNVRSPACQEVVLEGKDVDLNQIPLQLCWPGDVAPLLTWGLVITKGPHAKRQNLGIYRQQLIGRNKLIMRWLSHRGGALDFRDHALTNPGKPFPIAVALGTDPATILGAVTPVPDSLSEYQFAGLLRGSRTEVAKALGSDLSVPAWAEIVLEGHILPSNHPDALAPDVPEGMKPPADSSYEMALEGPYGDHTGYYNEQDWFPVFTVERITMRRNPIYHSTYTGKPPDEPAVLGVALNEVFVPLLRKQLPEIVDFYLPPEGCSYRLAVVSIRKQYAGHAKRVMFGVWSILRQFMYTKFIVVVDEDVNTRDWKEVIWAMTTRMDPVRDTVLVENTPIDYLDFASPVSGLGGKMGMDATNKWPGETQREWGTPIKMDESTKKKVDDMWGSLGL, encoded by the coding sequence GTGAAATACCGTGACTTGAGAGACTTTATTGCCCAGCTGGAAGCCAAGGGCGATCTGAAACGGATTACGCAGCCAGTTTCCACCTCGCTGGAAATGACTGAAATCAGTGACCGGGTACTACGTGCCGGTGGGCCGGCGCTTTTGTTTGAAAACGCCCAGCATCAAGGCTCCAAAGCCGCCATGCCTGTCCTGGCCAACTTGTTCGGCACGCCGCAACGCGTCGCCTGGGGTATGGGTGCTCAGGATGTGTCGGCATTACGCGACACTGGCGAGCTGCTGGCCAATCTGAAAGAGCCGCAAGCACCCACCGGGATGCGTGATGCCTTGTCCAAGGTATCCATGCTCAAGTCCGCCCTTTGGGATATGAGCCCCAAGAATGTCCGCTCTCCCGCGTGTCAGGAAGTGGTGCTGGAAGGCAAGGATGTGGATCTGAACCAGATCCCCTTGCAACTGTGCTGGCCCGGCGACGTCGCCCCCTTGCTGACCTGGGGTTTGGTGATTACCAAAGGCCCCCATGCCAAGCGTCAGAACCTGGGCATTTACCGTCAACAGCTGATTGGCCGTAACAAGCTGATCATGCGCTGGCTGTCCCACCGTGGTGGTGCGCTGGATTTCCGCGATCACGCCCTGACCAACCCCGGCAAACCTTTCCCGATTGCTGTGGCTCTGGGCACCGACCCGGCCACGATTCTGGGTGCCGTGACGCCCGTTCCTGACAGCCTGTCCGAATACCAGTTTGCCGGTTTGCTGCGCGGCTCGCGCACCGAAGTGGCCAAAGCCCTGGGTAGCGACTTGTCCGTGCCCGCCTGGGCCGAGATTGTGCTGGAAGGTCATATCCTGCCCAGCAATCACCCGGATGCCCTGGCTCCCGACGTGCCCGAAGGCATGAAGCCGCCCGCCGATAGCAGCTACGAAATGGCACTGGAAGGCCCTTACGGCGACCACACCGGCTACTACAACGAGCAGGACTGGTTCCCGGTCTTTACCGTTGAGCGCATCACCATGCGCCGTAACCCGATTTACCACAGCACCTACACCGGCAAACCACCTGATGAGCCTGCTGTTCTGGGCGTCGCACTGAACGAAGTCTTTGTGCCCCTCCTACGCAAGCAATTGCCTGAAATTGTGGACTTCTACCTGCCACCCGAAGGCTGCAGCTACCGACTGGCCGTCGTGTCGATTCGCAAGCAATACGCAGGCCATGCCAAGCGCGTGATGTTCGGCGTCTGGAGCATCTTGCGCCAGTTCATGTACACCAAATTCATCGTGGTGGTGGACGAGGATGTGAACACGCGCGACTGGAAAGAAGTGATCTGGGCCATGACTACTCGTATGGACCCGGTGCGCGATACCGTGCTGGTCGAGAACACACCTATCGACTATCTGGACTTTGCCTCGCCGGTCTCGGGACTGGGCGGCAAGATGGGCATGGATGCCACCAACAAGTGGCCCGGAGAAACCCAGCGCGAATGGGGCACGCCTATCAAGATGGATGAGTCCACCAAGAAGAAGGTGGACGATATGTGGGGGTCGCTGGGACTGTAA
- a CDS encoding pyridoxal phosphate-dependent aminotransferase, whose protein sequence is MSRLASRTEHVLPFHAVELFKQANALKATGRDIISLGIGEPDFTAPQAVVDALHQASNQGLSQYTAPAGLTALRERIALYYEQQFQARVDPSRIVVTAGASGALSLATLALINPGDEVLMPDPSYPANQNFIMAAGGTARLIPASAEERFQLSAQHIREHWGPKTRGVLIASPNNPTGATISRPALQELIKEVRARDGFIIMDEIYLGLFYEEAPLSALTLDQDIIVINSFSKYFHMTGWRLGWLILPTWMTEVCERMAASLAICAPSLAQHAALACFEPDTMAIYEERRLAFKQRRDYLLPELERLGLRVPVRPDGAFYIYTDIREYSQDSDAFSQQLLHEAGVAAVPGRDFGTAHAPYTLRLSYATGMDRLQEAISRLGQFLGR, encoded by the coding sequence ATGTCCCGCCTCGCCAGTCGTACCGAACACGTTCTTCCTTTTCATGCTGTTGAACTCTTCAAACAGGCCAATGCCCTGAAGGCCACTGGCCGCGACATTATCAGCCTAGGCATAGGCGAGCCGGACTTTACCGCCCCTCAAGCCGTGGTCGATGCACTGCATCAGGCCAGCAATCAAGGTTTAAGCCAGTACACCGCCCCTGCCGGTCTGACGGCCTTGCGTGAACGCATCGCCCTGTATTACGAGCAGCAGTTCCAGGCCCGTGTCGATCCCTCGCGTATTGTGGTCACGGCGGGTGCATCAGGTGCCCTGTCTCTGGCTACGCTGGCTCTGATCAATCCCGGTGACGAAGTGCTGATGCCCGATCCGTCCTACCCGGCCAATCAGAACTTCATCATGGCCGCCGGTGGGACAGCCCGCCTGATTCCGGCCTCGGCGGAGGAGCGCTTTCAGCTAAGCGCCCAGCACATTCGCGAACACTGGGGTCCCAAGACCCGTGGCGTTCTGATTGCTTCGCCCAACAATCCCACTGGCGCGACGATTTCCCGCCCTGCCCTGCAAGAACTGATCAAGGAAGTGCGCGCCCGCGATGGCTTCATCATCATGGACGAGATTTATCTGGGTCTGTTTTACGAAGAAGCGCCACTCAGTGCCTTGACCCTGGATCAGGACATTATTGTTATCAATAGCTTTTCCAAGTACTTCCACATGACGGGCTGGCGTCTGGGTTGGTTGATTCTGCCTACCTGGATGACCGAGGTGTGCGAGCGCATGGCCGCCAGTCTGGCGATCTGCGCGCCCTCTTTGGCCCAACATGCTGCCCTGGCCTGCTTCGAGCCTGACACCATGGCGATTTATGAAGAGCGCCGCCTGGCTTTCAAGCAGCGTCGTGATTACCTGCTGCCCGAGCTGGAGCGTCTGGGCCTGCGCGTACCGGTACGCCCGGATGGTGCTTTCTATATTTATACGGATATTCGCGAATACAGCCAGGACAGCGACGCCTTCTCGCAGCAGCTGCTGCATGAGGCGGGTGTGGCTGCTGTGCCGGGCCGGGACTTCGGTACGGCCCACGCGCCTTATACCCTGCGCCTGTCCTACGCGACCGGCATGGATCGCCTGCAAGAAGCGATCAGCCGTCTGGGGCAGTTTCTGGGCCGCTAA